The window CGTACTCGGTGCGGAACAGGCCGCGTTCCTGGAGGATCGGGACCACCCGGTCCACGAACACCTCCAGCCCGGAGGGCAGGACGGCGGGCATGATGTTGAAGCCGTCGGCTGCCCCGCTGTCGTACCAGTGCTCGATCGTGTCGGCGACCTGCTCCGCGGTGCCCGCGAAGGTGCGGTGCCCCCGGCCTCCGCCGAGCCGGCCGATCAGCTGCCGTACGGTGAGCCGTTCGCGGCGGGCCAGTTCCACGACGAGGGTGTAGCGGCTCTTCGCGCCTTCGATCTCGTCCTCGGTGGGGATGTCGTCGGGCAGTTCGGAGTCGAGGTCCAGGGCGTCCGGGGCGATGCCGAGTCGCTGGGCGAGCTGCCGCTTGGCGTACTCGGGGACGATGAGCCGGTCCAGTTCGGCGTCGAGTGCGCGGGCCTCGGCCTCGGTGTCGCCGATGACGGGGACGATTCCGGGCAGGATCTTGATGCCGTCCGGGTCCCGGCCGAGTGCGAGGGCGCGCTGTTTGACGTCCTTGTAGAAGGCGATGCCCTCGTCGAGGGTCTGCTGTGCGGTGAATACCGCTTCTGCGTAGCGTGCCGCGAAGTCCTTGCCGTCCTCGCTGGATCCGGCCTGCACGAGGAGCGGGTGCCCCTGGGGGGAGCGTTCCACGTTGAGCGGGCCGTCGACGCGGAAGAACTCACCGCGGTGGTCGATGGGGCGGACCCGGTCGGCCAGGGTGTGGACGCCGGCTTCTTTGTCCGCCACGACTGCGTCGTCGGCCCAG of the Streptomyces sp. NBC_01294 genome contains:
- a CDS encoding LLM class flavin-dependent oxidoreductase; the encoded protein is MSRTPERKPLHLNAFLMSVGHHEASWRLPESPSDGGTGIAHYQNLARIAERGLLDSVFLADGPVLQGDPGRRPSSKLEPTVLLSALAAVTSRIGLIATASTSYNEPFNLARRFASLDHVSNGRAGWNIVTTAGAEAARNFGLDDTPLHHDRYRRAAEFVEVATKLWDSWADDAVVADKEAGVHTLADRVRPIDHRGEFFRVDGPLNVERSPQGHPLLVQAGSSEDGKDFAARYAEAVFTAQQTLDEGIAFYKDVKQRALALGRDPDGIKILPGIVPVIGDTEAEARALDAELDRLIVPEYAKRQLAQRLGIAPDALDLDSELPDDIPTEDEIEGAKSRYTLVVELARRERLTVRQLIGRLGGGRGHRTFAGTAEQVADTIEHWYDSGAADGFNIMPAVLPSGLEVFVDRVVPILQERGLFRTEYAGTTLREHYGLPRPANRLFDDPAAQAVRPGTGLVEAR